A genomic segment from Ornithorhynchus anatinus isolate Pmale09 chromosome 16, mOrnAna1.pri.v4, whole genome shotgun sequence encodes:
- the FAM163A gene encoding protein FAM163A, whose amino-acid sequence MTAGTVVITGGILATVILLCIIAVLCYCRLQYYCCKKDASDDEEEEEEPDLPAHSRVSTCNACSSQVLDGQGMASLSNELSNQQQQGAQSYCPTYSSPFYIRTADMVRNGGERITYTPTCYKEVGPPLKMAAFHSYPVTRPSLGREAFTNPRAISTEV is encoded by the exons ATGACAGCGGGAACTGTCGTAATCACCGGAGGAATCCTTGCGACCGTGATCCTGCTCTGCATCATTGCTGTCCTCTGCTACTGTAGGCTCCAG TATTACTGCTGCAAGAAAGATGCATctgatgatgaggaagaggaggaggagcctgaccTTCCTGCTCACTCCCGAGTGTCCACCTGCAACGCTTGCAGTTCTCAAGTCCTGGATGGCCAAGGCATGGCATCTCTTTCCAACGAGCTCTCCAACCAGCAGCAGCAGGGTGCTCAGAGCTACTGTCCCACCTACAGCTCCCCCTTCTACATCCGGACTGCTGACATGGTGCGCAATGGCGGGGAGAGGATCACCTACACCCCCACCTGCTACAAGGAGGTGGGGCCACCTCTCAAAATGGCGGCCTTCCACAGTTATCCGGTGACCCGGCCCAGCCTTGGACGAGAGGCTTTTACCAACCCAAGGGCTATTAGTACAGAAGTGTGA